In Rhodothermales bacterium, a single window of DNA contains:
- a CDS encoding sugar phosphate isomerase/epimerase family protein, giving the protein MSRPVTLFTGQWADLPLATLAEKADDFGFDGLELACWGDHFDVQKALSDPTYCQSRHDILKKNDLGVWAISNHLVGQAVCDHIDIRHKSILPPHVWGDGNPEGVRQRAAKEMMDTARAAAKLGVKVVNGFTGSSIWHLLYSFPPVSADMIEAGFKDFADRWNPILDVFDEVGVRFALEVHPTEIAFDISSARKALKAIGNRPAFGFNYDPSHFGYQGVDYIGFIETFGDRIYHTHMKDVWWSDKPKEAGVFGGHIEFGHRDRFWDFRSIGRGAIDFEEIVRMLNRVGYTGPLSIEWEDSGMDREHGAEEACSFVKGVDFAPAHGAFDAAFAKK; this is encoded by the coding sequence ATGTCCCGCCCAGTAACCCTCTTCACCGGCCAGTGGGCCGACCTCCCGCTGGCAACCCTCGCCGAAAAAGCGGACGACTTCGGCTTCGACGGCCTCGAACTCGCCTGCTGGGGCGATCATTTCGATGTCCAGAAGGCGCTGTCGGACCCTACGTACTGCCAGAGCCGCCACGACATCCTGAAGAAAAACGACCTCGGGGTGTGGGCTATCAGTAATCACCTGGTTGGCCAGGCCGTGTGCGACCACATCGACATCCGGCACAAATCCATCCTCCCGCCGCACGTCTGGGGCGACGGTAACCCCGAAGGCGTCCGCCAGCGCGCGGCGAAGGAGATGATGGATACCGCCCGCGCCGCGGCCAAACTGGGTGTCAAGGTGGTCAACGGCTTTACCGGAAGCAGCATCTGGCATCTGCTGTACTCCTTCCCGCCGGTTTCGGCCGATATGATCGAGGCCGGCTTCAAGGACTTCGCCGACCGCTGGAATCCCATCCTCGATGTGTTCGACGAGGTAGGCGTCCGCTTCGCCCTCGAAGTCCACCCGACGGAGATCGCGTTCGACATCTCGTCCGCCCGCAAAGCCCTGAAGGCCATTGGCAACCGGCCGGCCTTCGGCTTTAACTACGATCCGAGCCACTTTGGGTACCAGGGCGTCGACTATATCGGGTTCATCGAGACGTTCGGCGACCGCATCTACCACACCCACATGAAAGATGTCTGGTGGTCCGACAAGCCTAAAGAAGCCGGCGTCTTCGGTGGCCACATCGAATTTGGTCATCGTGACAGGTTCTGGGATTTCCGCTCCATCGGCCGCGGCGCGATCGACTTCGAGGAGATCGTCCGCATGCTCAATCGTGTCGGATACACCGGGCCGCTCTCGATCGAATGGGAGGACTCCGGCATGGATCGTGAGCACGGCGCCGAGGAGGCCTGCTCGTTCGTCAAAGGCGTCGATTTCGCCCCCGCCCACGGCGCCTTCGATGCCGCTTTCGCCAAAAAATAA
- a CDS encoding transmembrane 220 family protein: MKPLNVISAGMTVLFVVWAYYQLDDVDGEAAIWAAAYGVAAVISALFVFRKIALMPVAIVAGLYLLWALVNIPRIELQSSLFGAEVWMQNELLRETGGLLIMVLWLGVLTLHLYRRGRG, from the coding sequence GTGAAACCTCTCAACGTCATCAGCGCCGGCATGACCGTCCTTTTCGTCGTCTGGGCCTATTACCAGCTGGACGATGTGGATGGCGAGGCCGCGATCTGGGCCGCGGCGTATGGGGTCGCGGCCGTGATTAGTGCGCTGTTCGTATTCCGCAAAATCGCCCTTATGCCTGTCGCGATCGTGGCCGGGCTGTATCTCCTCTGGGCGCTTGTAAACATCCCGCGCATCGAACTGCAAAGCTCGCTGTTTGGCGCCGAGGTGTGGATGCAGAACGAGTTGCTTCGCGAGACGGGCGGATTGCTGATCATGGTCCTGTGGCTGGGTGTGCTCACGCTGCATCTATACCGTCGAGGCAGAGGGTGA
- the galU gene encoding UTP--glucose-1-phosphate uridylyltransferase GalU, whose protein sequence is MSAKQVRKAIIPAAGMGTRFLPATKSMPKEMLPIIDKPVLQFVIEEAIASGITDILIVTGRGKRAIENHFDYAPELEAFLVQADKRELLGQIRDIGEQASIFYIRQKVQRGLGDAIRLGRDHMGDEPFAVLLGDTIIHPIDDERPGLRQLLDIYEEKQASVVAVQKVPHEWVSRYGIVAGRAEPDNHELVRLDHLVEKPAAGKAPSNLAIAGRYVFTPEIFDCLDETTEGHGGEIQLTDAMNLLAQREPMFALDWHAKRYDIGNRVEYAKCFLDYALRREDTRDAILEHLIKLLSLRQEAA, encoded by the coding sequence ATGAGCGCGAAACAGGTAAGAAAAGCCATCATCCCAGCGGCCGGTATGGGCACGCGGTTTCTGCCGGCGACCAAGTCGATGCCCAAGGAGATGCTCCCGATCATCGACAAGCCTGTCCTCCAGTTTGTCATCGAGGAAGCCATCGCCAGTGGCATCACGGACATCCTGATCGTCACCGGGCGCGGCAAGCGGGCCATCGAGAACCACTTTGACTATGCGCCGGAGCTCGAGGCCTTCCTCGTGCAGGCGGACAAGCGTGAGCTGCTCGGTCAGATCCGAGACATCGGCGAGCAAGCCTCCATCTTCTACATCCGACAGAAAGTCCAGCGCGGCCTCGGAGACGCCATCCGTCTCGGCCGCGACCACATGGGCGACGAGCCGTTCGCCGTCCTGCTGGGCGATACGATCATTCACCCGATCGATGACGAGCGGCCCGGGTTGCGTCAGCTGCTGGACATATACGAAGAAAAACAGGCGAGTGTCGTGGCCGTGCAGAAGGTGCCCCACGAGTGGGTGAGCCGCTACGGCATCGTCGCCGGCCGCGCCGAACCGGACAACCACGAACTCGTCCGCCTGGACCACCTGGTCGAGAAGCCGGCCGCCGGTAAGGCGCCGAGCAACCTCGCCATCGCCGGCCGTTACGTCTTCACCCCCGAGATATTCGACTGCCTCGATGAAACGACCGAAGGCCACGGCGGTGAAATCCAGCTCACCGACGCGATGAATCTGCTGGCCCAGCGCGAGCCGATGTTTGCGCTCGACTGGCATGCGAAACGGTATGACATCGGCAATCGGGTGGAGTACGCGAAGTGTTTTCTCGACTATGCCCTGCGCCGTGAGGATACCCGCGACGCGATCCTCGAACATCTGATCAAACTGCTATCGCTTCGTCAAGAGGCGGCCTGA
- the hutH gene encoding histidine ammonia-lyase: MATDSLDAFFAVGDRVSIPGLYEDLDRRRRLLSTSARAVERSRAVVERALAAGEVHYGINTGFGYLKNKRIPPEQIETLQQNLILSHAVGVGDWIPRPICRLMLLLKIHALGLGYSGVSPGTFARLLLLAERDLIPAVPQQGSLGASGDLAPLAHLSLPLLGYGYFWDEAGAGVTPTEEVYAREGLAPIALKAKDGLALINGTQMMGAYGAFILHRAVHAVKVADILAAMSLEALQGSLTPFDPRIQALRPHRGQREVADNVRALLAESQILASHRDCGKVQDPYSLRCVPQVHGASRDSLRHAVSVVETEINSVTDNPLVFENGDILSGGNFHGEPLALVYDFAAMALAELASISERRTYLLLEGHDGLPALLMKETGINSGFMIPQYTAAALVSENKVLCHPASVDSIPTSLGQEDHVSMGSVGALKLLRVLHNVEHVFAIEAFTVAQALDFRHPLRPGRGVEEAHGYIRDRVPHGEKDYYFKNDLNACTEIVRSPDFVSMVETATGALVGLPA, from the coding sequence GTGGCAACGGACTCGCTGGATGCATTTTTCGCTGTTGGCGATCGGGTTTCGATCCCCGGCCTGTACGAGGACCTGGACCGCCGCCGGCGGCTGCTTTCGACCTCCGCCCGGGCCGTGGAGCGCAGCCGCGCTGTCGTGGAACGAGCGCTCGCGGCCGGCGAGGTGCACTACGGGATCAACACCGGGTTCGGCTATCTCAAAAACAAGCGCATCCCTCCCGAACAGATCGAAACGTTACAGCAGAATCTGATTCTGAGCCATGCGGTCGGGGTAGGGGACTGGATTCCGCGGCCCATCTGCCGGCTGATGTTGCTGCTCAAGATCCACGCGTTGGGACTGGGGTATTCGGGTGTCTCGCCGGGGACCTTCGCACGGTTGCTGTTGCTGGCGGAGCGGGACCTCATCCCGGCGGTGCCGCAACAGGGCAGCCTTGGCGCTTCCGGGGACCTCGCGCCGCTCGCGCATCTGTCGTTGCCTCTGTTGGGGTACGGATATTTCTGGGATGAGGCCGGCGCCGGCGTGACGCCCACCGAAGAGGTTTATGCCCGTGAAGGTCTGGCCCCGATTGCACTCAAGGCCAAGGATGGGCTCGCGCTCATCAACGGCACCCAGATGATGGGCGCCTATGGCGCGTTTATTCTCCATCGAGCCGTTCACGCCGTAAAAGTGGCCGACATTCTGGCCGCCATGAGCCTCGAAGCGCTCCAGGGCAGTCTCACCCCATTCGATCCGCGCATCCAGGCCCTCCGCCCCCATCGCGGGCAGCGTGAGGTGGCGGACAACGTCCGTGCCCTGCTGGCCGAGAGCCAGATTTTAGCGTCCCACCGCGATTGTGGCAAGGTGCAGGATCCCTACAGCCTCCGTTGCGTCCCACAGGTACATGGCGCCAGCCGGGACAGCCTGCGGCATGCCGTCTCCGTCGTCGAGACCGAGATCAACAGCGTGACCGATAATCCGTTGGTGTTTGAAAATGGGGATATTCTGAGCGGGGGCAATTTCCACGGCGAGCCGCTGGCTCTGGTGTACGATTTTGCGGCGATGGCCCTGGCCGAGCTGGCGAGTATTTCCGAACGACGCACCTACCTGCTGCTCGAGGGGCATGACGGCCTGCCGGCGTTGTTGATGAAAGAGACCGGCATTAACTCCGGCTTCATGATTCCCCAGTACACGGCCGCGGCGCTGGTCTCGGAAAACAAGGTCCTGTGCCACCCGGCATCCGTCGACTCCATCCCCACCTCGCTCGGGCAGGAAGATCATGTGAGTATGGGGAGCGTAGGGGCCCTCAAGTTGCTGCGGGTACTACATAACGTAGAGCATGTGTTCGCCATCGAAGCCTTCACCGTGGCGCAGGCACTCGATTTTCGGCATCCACTCCGGCCGGGTCGTGGCGTCGAAGAGGCCCACGGCTACATTCGCGATCGCGTGCCGCATGGCGAAAAAGATTATTATTTCAAGAACGACTTAAACGCCTGCACCGAGATTGTGCGGAGCCCGGACTTTGTTTCGATGGTAGAAACAGCAACCGGAGCGCTTGTAGGTCTGCCGGCGTAA
- a CDS encoding kelch repeat-containing protein → MATSALLALFVVTGAFSLLVPGPLVWREVDQTNTPDARHENAFIEVGGKFYLLGGRSTRRVEIYDPSDSTWTNGAFPPLSISLHHFQAVAIGTTIYVVGAYTESYPDEVTVPNIYTYNTTNNTWSTGSAIPTEFQRGSAAAVVYNGNIYLVGGSVGGHGGSAVRKKDFSMYNPNTNTWTALTQAPRARDHFHATVHGHKLYVAGGRDGSNPDNIAPVDVYNFNSGFWSTLSNNIPTPRGGTTSVTLGDYVLVIGGETSQQLAHDEVEALNVLTGDWLELNPLVTGRHGMQAIVYGDDLFVVAGSGEKGGGPELTSLETYETSGETTLPVELAPGFEAVVDGGSIHLHWETLSETNNAGFEVQQDVDGRFETLGFVPGFGTTTIHQKYTYTVNHATPGRHRFRLRQVDFDGAFVLSPVAHALIDLLGSHYLGEVYPNPFNPEARFVLTVPREQQVKIEIYDLLGRQQKTLFDGMILAQEPTSFTIQSDGLAGGRYLLRVVGESFTDSQVITLLK, encoded by the coding sequence ATGGCCACATCCGCACTGTTGGCCCTGTTTGTGGTCACCGGCGCCTTCAGCTTGCTAGTGCCAGGACCGCTGGTCTGGCGCGAAGTGGATCAGACGAACACACCGGATGCCCGGCACGAAAATGCCTTTATCGAAGTAGGGGGTAAGTTTTACCTGCTCGGCGGCCGGAGTACACGCCGCGTGGAGATCTACGATCCGTCGGACAGCACCTGGACCAACGGGGCGTTCCCACCCTTGTCCATCTCGCTCCATCACTTCCAGGCCGTCGCGATCGGAACCACGATCTACGTGGTCGGCGCCTATACCGAATCGTACCCGGACGAAGTGACGGTGCCGAATATCTATACCTATAACACGACGAACAATACGTGGTCGACCGGGTCTGCGATTCCGACGGAGTTTCAGCGCGGCTCCGCGGCAGCGGTTGTGTATAACGGTAATATCTATCTGGTCGGGGGCAGCGTCGGCGGTCACGGCGGGTCGGCCGTCCGGAAGAAGGACTTTTCGATGTACAATCCCAACACGAACACCTGGACGGCGCTGACCCAGGCGCCGCGTGCACGCGATCACTTTCACGCCACGGTACACGGGCACAAGCTGTATGTCGCCGGCGGGCGCGACGGCTCCAACCCGGACAACATCGCTCCGGTCGACGTCTACAACTTCAACAGCGGGTTCTGGTCGACGCTCAGCAACAACATTCCCACGCCCAGGGGCGGCACGACGTCGGTTACGCTGGGAGACTATGTGCTCGTCATCGGCGGCGAAACGTCGCAGCAGCTCGCGCATGACGAGGTCGAGGCCCTCAATGTGCTGACGGGCGACTGGTTGGAACTGAATCCGCTGGTCACGGGCCGGCATGGGATGCAGGCGATCGTGTATGGCGACGACCTTTTTGTCGTCGCCGGCTCCGGGGAGAAAGGGGGCGGTCCGGAATTGACCTCGCTCGAAACCTATGAAACGAGCGGCGAGACGACGCTTCCGGTAGAACTGGCGCCCGGCTTCGAGGCCGTGGTGGATGGAGGGTCCATACACCTCCACTGGGAGACGCTGTCGGAAACCAACAACGCCGGCTTCGAGGTTCAGCAAGACGTTGATGGCCGTTTCGAGACCCTGGGCTTTGTGCCGGGATTTGGGACGACCACCATTCACCAGAAATACACGTACACCGTCAACCACGCCACGCCGGGACGGCATCGATTCCGCCTCAGACAGGTCGATTTCGACGGGGCGTTTGTCCTCAGCCCGGTCGCGCACGCCCTGATCGATCTCTTGGGTAGCCACTACCTCGGCGAGGTCTACCCGAACCCGTTTAATCCAGAGGCGCGCTTTGTGCTCACCGTTCCGCGCGAGCAGCAGGTGAAAATCGAGATTTATGATCTGCTCGGGCGCCAGCAAAAGACCCTGTTTGATGGGATGATCCTGGCCCAGGAGCCGACGTCGTTTACGATTCAGAGCGATGGCCTGGCCGGCGGAAGGTACCTCCTACGCGTCGTCGGCGAAAGCTTCACGGACAGCCAGGTCATCACGCTGCTGAAATAG
- a CDS encoding formylglycine-generating enzyme family protein — protein sequence MPTVTPASSVSTSPRQILVRVGLPLLFMGIAVAVLVSSTRPAAPFVLAFDGPVAPPAGVTQPAGMVYIPGGRTQIGSQKGLPMEMPVFETEIGPFFMDEHPVTVAQFRAFVDSTGYVTQAEAFGDAAVLNMETYEWVLLSGATWEYPQGPGGPVAADDHPVTQVSWNDAAAYARWAGRRLPTEFEWEHAARGATSAPHEYAWGNALFADGKPRANTWEGEFPFNNSGEDGFLFTSPVGAYGKTPLGLTDMGGNVWEWTDSWYRSYADRDAPFEADEHSERVQRGGSFLCNDGYCHGYRVSARSHSTPESSLFHVGFRTVMDLPG from the coding sequence ATGCCCACCGTTACCCCTGCCTCATCCGTTTCGACTTCGCCGCGTCAAATTCTCGTCCGCGTGGGCCTGCCGCTCTTGTTCATGGGTATCGCGGTAGCGGTTCTGGTGAGCAGTACCCGGCCGGCCGCGCCGTTTGTGCTTGCCTTTGACGGGCCCGTGGCGCCCCCGGCAGGGGTTACCCAACCTGCCGGCATGGTCTACATCCCCGGGGGGCGGACGCAGATCGGATCACAAAAGGGCCTCCCGATGGAAATGCCGGTTTTCGAAACAGAGATCGGACCCTTCTTTATGGACGAGCACCCGGTCACCGTCGCCCAATTCCGTGCGTTTGTCGATTCGACGGGGTACGTGACGCAGGCGGAGGCCTTTGGCGATGCGGCGGTGCTGAACATGGAAACGTACGAGTGGGTCCTGCTATCCGGCGCCACGTGGGAGTACCCGCAAGGTCCCGGTGGGCCCGTGGCGGCGGATGACCACCCGGTGACGCAGGTCTCCTGGAACGATGCCGCTGCCTACGCGCGCTGGGCCGGGCGCCGGCTGCCGACCGAGTTCGAGTGGGAGCACGCGGCCCGTGGGGCCACTTCGGCGCCGCACGAGTATGCCTGGGGCAATGCCCTCTTCGCCGATGGGAAGCCGCGCGCCAATACCTGGGAGGGCGAGTTTCCGTTTAATAATTCGGGGGAAGATGGATTCCTCTTCACATCGCCCGTCGGCGCTTATGGCAAAACGCCGCTGGGGCTGACCGACATGGGCGGCAACGTGTGGGAGTGGACGGATAGCTGGTACCGCTCCTATGCCGACCGCGATGCGCCGTTCGAGGCCGACGAACACAGCGAACGTGTCCAGCGCGGTGGGTCGTTCCTATGCAACGACGGCTACTGCCACGGCTACCGGGTGTCGGCGCGCAGCCACTCGACCCCGGAGTCATCGCTGTTTCACGTCGGCTTCCGCACCGTGATGGACCTACCCGGCTGA
- a CDS encoding glycoside hydrolase family 32 protein yields the protein MISRLAIVLLTCFLSSGCTTRPTTYSEPYRLQYHFSPERNWMNDPNGLVYHDGEYHLFYQYNPFGDRWGHMSWGHAISPDLVHWEHLPVALEEDDGVMIFSGSAVVDAANTAGFAGPGETPLVAIYTGHTDTLQNQNLAYSVDRGRTWTKYAGNPVLDLGMKDFRDPKVIWHEESGQWIMVVSLSTERKVHFYGSPDLKSWTFLSEFGPAGETEGIWECPDIFLLPVEGSGESRWVLIVNIGSKAAAGGSGGQYFVGSFDGRTFLNDNPPEQTLWVDHGADFYAGVTWSDMPASDGRRILLGWLNNWQYAQDIPTSPWRSSQSLPRTLGLRASPEGIRLVQQPVRELQTLREAHQSVSSLDFDDATDLNIRDNQLEILVDVVLNGAPRVELAVLAGETERTIVGYDAVEGEVYIDRSASGVGDFHEAFLARHAAPLAAPDGRVRLHVFVDWSSVEVFADDGLAVLSDRVFPRASSQGVRFTSEGGTATIESLDVWRLRSIWNSPAP from the coding sequence ATGATCTCCCGCCTTGCCATAGTGCTCTTAACCTGTTTCCTTTCGAGCGGTTGCACCACCCGGCCCACGACCTACAGCGAGCCGTATCGCCTCCAGTACCACTTTTCGCCCGAACGCAACTGGATGAACGACCCGAACGGGCTGGTGTACCACGACGGCGAATATCACCTCTTTTATCAGTACAATCCTTTTGGCGACCGCTGGGGACACATGAGCTGGGGGCACGCCATAAGCCCGGACCTCGTGCACTGGGAGCACCTGCCCGTCGCGCTGGAGGAAGATGATGGGGTCATGATTTTCTCCGGCAGCGCCGTCGTCGATGCCGCAAATACGGCGGGATTCGCCGGCCCTGGCGAAACGCCGCTGGTAGCCATCTACACGGGCCACACGGACACGCTACAAAACCAGAACCTCGCCTACAGCGTGGACCGAGGCCGGACGTGGACGAAATACGCCGGCAACCCGGTGCTTGACCTCGGTATGAAGGATTTCCGGGATCCGAAGGTGATCTGGCACGAGGAATCTGGCCAGTGGATCATGGTCGTATCGCTCTCAACCGAGCGCAAAGTGCACTTCTACGGCTCGCCAGATCTCAAGAGTTGGACGTTTCTGAGCGAATTTGGACCGGCCGGCGAGACCGAAGGCATCTGGGAATGCCCGGATATCTTCTTGCTGCCCGTCGAAGGCAGCGGCGAATCGCGCTGGGTGCTCATCGTCAATATCGGGTCCAAAGCCGCCGCGGGCGGGTCCGGCGGACAGTATTTCGTCGGCTCGTTCGACGGGCGTACGTTCCTGAACGACAACCCGCCGGAGCAGACCCTGTGGGTGGACCATGGGGCCGACTTCTACGCCGGCGTCACATGGTCGGACATGCCGGCCTCCGATGGCCGGCGCATCCTGCTCGGCTGGCTCAACAACTGGCAGTACGCGCAGGACATCCCGACTTCGCCCTGGCGCAGTTCGCAATCGCTCCCTCGGACGCTCGGCCTCCGCGCTTCGCCCGAGGGCATCCGCCTCGTCCAGCAGCCCGTCCGCGAACTGCAAACGCTTCGCGAAGCGCATCAATCGGTTTCATCCCTCGACTTCGACGACGCGACTGATCTGAACATCCGCGACAACCAGCTGGAGATACTGGTGGATGTTGTCCTAAACGGGGCGCCGCGCGTCGAACTTGCCGTGCTGGCCGGCGAGACCGAACGCACCATCGTGGGGTACGACGCCGTCGAAGGCGAGGTGTACATCGATCGGTCGGCCTCCGGTGTAGGCGATTTCCATGAGGCCTTCCTCGCCCGCCACGCCGCACCTCTGGCGGCCCCGGACGGACGCGTCCGGCTGCATGTGTTTGTCGACTGGTCCTCGGTGGAGGTGTTTGCCGACGACGGATTGGCGGTGCTGTCGGACCGTGTGTTCCCGCGCGCCTCGAGCCAGGGCGTTCGGTTCACAAGTGAAGGCGGCACGGCTACGATCGAGTCGCTGGATGTGTGGAGACTCCGCTCGATCTGGAATTCGCCGGCTCCCTGA
- a CDS encoding thermonuclease family protein — protein MRNRLMVILLMLGIGHATAAQPYRVAAVIDGDRLVLDDGRRIRLAGVDAPERHVSAKLSQDAIASGHDAPQEARLGEISAAYLAALVRGNLLTVEVIGDPVVEVEGAEPAYQPAVVYLADERGNSQYELNARLLADGYARIAIDDAVDGLKEYIGLYREARARGLGLWAPESIVTPRPELVGPDTLPSNESDPGESVCTTHTACRWVTADTTGAGPGVWQSTPGMQCPCARPKF, from the coding sequence ATGCGTAATAGATTGATGGTGATTCTGCTGATGCTGGGAATCGGTCACGCGACGGCCGCGCAGCCTTACCGCGTAGCGGCCGTGATCGATGGCGATCGGCTGGTGCTAGACGATGGTCGGCGGATCCGGCTCGCCGGCGTAGATGCGCCTGAACGCCATGTCTCCGCCAAGCTCTCACAAGATGCCATCGCCTCCGGTCACGACGCCCCCCAGGAAGCACGGCTCGGGGAGATCTCGGCGGCCTACCTGGCTGCACTTGTGCGGGGAAATCTGTTGACAGTCGAGGTGATCGGCGATCCCGTCGTCGAGGTTGAAGGTGCGGAGCCGGCCTATCAGCCGGCGGTGGTGTACCTCGCCGATGAACGGGGCAACAGCCAGTACGAACTCAACGCTCGCCTCCTCGCCGACGGCTACGCACGCATCGCGATCGACGATGCCGTGGATGGGCTTAAGGAGTACATAGGCCTCTATCGCGAGGCACGCGCCAGAGGTCTGGGGCTGTGGGCGCCTGAGTCCATCGTTACGCCGCGCCCTGAGCTCGTCGGACCCGACACCCTCCCGTCCAATGAATCCGATCCCGGCGAATCCGTCTGCACCACGCATACCGCCTGCCGCTGGGTTACCGCCGATACCACCGGCGCCGGCCCGGGCGTATGGCAATCCACTCCGGGCATGCAATGCCCCTGTGCGCGGCCGAAGTTTTAA
- a CDS encoding site-2 protease family protein, whose amino-acid sequence MKPFRIGTFSRIDVNLHWSFFFLLGGIFVFYLYQGASVLAALAGVAMMGAAFVCVVLHEYGHALMARHYNIPTLDITLYPIGGVARLSRLPREPFQEFMIAIAGPAVNLGIGGALYVLLSLFGGAPSLPSVLAAPTQVLGALMWFNFSMAAFNMLPAFPMDGGRVLRAGLATSFEYGRATQMAAFVGHVVALGMFVFGLFTGQFMLPLIAVFIVLAAQQEVQQSVTR is encoded by the coding sequence ATGAAGCCATTTCGCATCGGGACGTTTTCCCGGATTGATGTCAATCTACACTGGTCGTTTTTCTTCCTGCTGGGAGGCATTTTTGTCTTTTATCTGTATCAAGGGGCAAGCGTCCTCGCGGCGCTGGCCGGTGTGGCGATGATGGGCGCCGCTTTCGTCTGTGTAGTGCTGCACGAATATGGACACGCGCTGATGGCCCGTCACTACAACATCCCGACGCTTGATATCACCCTGTACCCCATAGGCGGCGTCGCGCGCCTGAGTCGATTGCCTCGAGAGCCGTTTCAGGAGTTCATGATCGCCATTGCCGGCCCGGCGGTCAACCTCGGCATCGGAGGCGCCCTCTACGTGCTACTGAGCCTTTTCGGAGGAGCGCCTTCGCTCCCAAGCGTGCTGGCCGCCCCCACGCAGGTGCTTGGCGCGCTGATGTGGTTTAATTTCTCGATGGCCGCCTTCAACATGCTACCCGCGTTTCCGATGGACGGCGGGCGTGTGTTACGCGCCGGCCTGGCCACGTCCTTCGAATATGGCCGAGCCACCCAGATGGCGGCCTTCGTAGGGCATGTGGTAGCCCTGGGTATGTTCGTCTTTGGCCTGTTCACCGGGCAATTCATGTTGCCCCTGATCGCCGTCTTTATCGTACTCGCGGCTCAGCAGGAAGTCCAGCAATCGGTAACGCGCTGA
- a CDS encoding M20/M25/M40 family metallo-hydrolase — protein sequence MKRDRSAVLALFVLVTLTGAAQAQPLSLVEQALREAVDRRADEAIPFLERTVAINSGTFNLEGVRAVGAVYDEAFQELGMTTEWIEYPDSIGRAGHFVARSPGREGPRVLLLGHLDTVFEPASPFQNIVREGGNLVGPGVVDMKGGNAVILFALRAMHDAGVLNDAAITVMLTGDEEDPGHVEVVRRELVAEARLASAALEFEGSAGTHHATVARRGVSRWQLVVEARTGHSSQIFSDALGYGAVYEVARILDAFRRALDSETFLTLNPGLAVAGADASLDETASIGEASGKSNILASRALVEGDLRFMTEEQKEMARSTMRNIVRQNLPGTRATISFRDRYPAMPPTAGNQRLFDLFDTASRDLDLGDIQPIDPGARGAADISFAAPYVDALAGLGPNGGGAHAEGEHMVITSLRIATQRATLLIYRLTRP from the coding sequence ATGAAACGCGATCGGTCCGCCGTACTCGCTCTTTTTGTCCTGGTCACCCTCACAGGCGCCGCGCAGGCCCAGCCTCTTTCGCTCGTGGAGCAGGCGCTGCGCGAGGCCGTCGACCGCCGGGCGGACGAGGCCATTCCGTTCCTCGAACGCACCGTGGCCATCAACAGCGGTACGTTTAATCTGGAGGGCGTGCGCGCCGTGGGGGCCGTCTACGACGAGGCGTTTCAGGAGCTGGGGATGACGACCGAATGGATCGAATATCCAGACTCGATCGGTCGAGCCGGCCATTTCGTCGCGCGGAGCCCTGGCCGGGAGGGGCCTCGGGTGCTGTTGCTGGGCCACCTGGACACCGTGTTCGAGCCGGCGAGCCCTTTTCAGAACATCGTCCGCGAAGGGGGAAATCTGGTCGGGCCCGGCGTGGTGGATATGAAAGGCGGCAATGCCGTCATCCTGTTCGCCTTACGTGCGATGCACGACGCCGGCGTCCTGAACGACGCCGCGATCACCGTCATGCTCACCGGGGATGAAGAGGATCCCGGCCATGTGGAGGTCGTCCGTCGCGAACTGGTGGCCGAAGCTCGATTAGCCAGCGCCGCGCTCGAGTTTGAAGGCTCCGCGGGTACGCACCACGCGACTGTTGCGCGGCGCGGCGTCAGCCGCTGGCAACTCGTCGTGGAGGCGCGCACCGGCCACTCGTCTCAGATCTTCTCGGATGCGCTCGGCTATGGCGCCGTTTACGAGGTGGCGCGCATCCTGGATGCCTTCCGGCGGGCGCTCGACAGCGAGACGTTTCTGACGCTCAACCCGGGCCTTGCGGTGGCCGGCGCCGATGCGTCGCTCGACGAAACGGCCTCGATTGGCGAGGCGTCGGGGAAATCCAATATCCTTGCCTCGCGCGCCCTCGTCGAGGGCGACCTTCGATTCATGACCGAGGAGCAGAAGGAGATGGCCCGATCGACCATGCGCAACATCGTCCGCCAGAACCTGCCCGGCACGCGCGCGACGATTTCGTTTCGCGACCGCTACCCCGCCATGCCGCCGACCGCCGGCAATCAACGTTTGTTCGACCTCTTCGATACGGCCAGCCGTGACCTCGATCTCGGCGACATCCAGCCCATCGACCCCGGCGCCCGCGGCGCGGCCGACATTTCTTTCGCCGCTCCCTATGTCGACGCCCTCGCCGGCCTGGGTCCCAACGGCGGCGGCGCACACGCTGAGGGCGAACACATGGTGATCACCTCCCTGCGAATCGCTACCCAGCGCGCCACGCTGCTGATCTACCGGCTCACGCGGCCTTGA